A single Lactuca sativa cultivar Salinas chromosome 8, Lsat_Salinas_v11, whole genome shotgun sequence DNA region contains:
- the LOC111884068 gene encoding E3 ubiquitin-protein ligase AIRP2, producing MRKSFKDSFKALEADIQHANTLASDYPKEYDGGCLQMRLSYSPCAQFFLFFVQWSDCHLAGALGLLRILIYKAYEDGKTSMYIHERKATIKEFYGVIFPSLLQLQRGISDIEDRKQKELCASKYQRKDEMKKGKLSEIDMEREEECGICLELNTKVVLPDCNHSLCMKCYTNWRARSQSCPFCRDNLKRVNSGDLWIYTCRYEVIELSAIARENLRRLVMYIQKLPLIVVDPVNISYDPRFR from the exons ATGAGGAAGTCTTTTAAAGATTCTTTTAAAGCACTTGAAGCCGATATACAACATGCCAATACTct GGCATCGGATTATCCAAAGGAGTATGATGGTGGATGCCTTCAGATGAGATTATCATACAGTCCATGTGCTCAGTTCTTTCTGTTTTTTGTTCAGTGGAGCGATTGTCACCTTGCTGGTGCCCTTGGTTTACTCAGAATCCTTATTTACAAG GCATATGAGGATGGAAAGACGAGCATGTATATTCATGAGCGTAAAGCTACTATAAAAGAATTTTATG GTGTTATATTTCCATCTTTATTGCAACTTCAAAGGGGAATAAGTGATATTGAAGATAGGAAACAAAAGGAGCTTTGTGCATCAAAGTATCAAAGAAAGGATGAGATGAAAAAAGGTAAACTATCTGAAATTGATATGGAGCGAGAGGAAGAATGCGGGATTTGTTTAGAGTTGAACACCAAAGTTGTCTTGCCTGATTGCAACCATTCCTTGTGTATGAAGTGCTACACAAATTG GCGTGCTCGCTCTCAATCATGTCCATTTTGCCGTGATAATTTGAAACGAGTTAACTCGGGTGACCTATGGATCTACACTTGTCGTTATGAAGTCATTGAATTATCAGCTATTGCAAGGGAGAATTTGAGGAGACTTGTTATGTATATCCAAAAGCTACCTCTTATTGTTGTGGATCCTGTCAATATTTCTTATGACCCTCGCTTCCGATGA